The genomic DNA GTGAAAATCAACAATCAATGGTATGATGCGAAAACGACTAAAACTACAAGAGAGTTGTTGAAAAAATTGAATATTATACCTTAACATGTTACGTAAAATTAGGAAAAGTTACGGGTTAAAGGTTTGACAATCAATACTGTCAAATAATATTCTGTACAATGGTCAAGCCCGGATTTTTCTTTACATATTGTAAAAATACTATTTTACATTTGGAGGAAAATATGAAAATTGCCGCGGACAAAAATATTTTATTCGTAAGAGAATCGTTTTCTACGTTGGGCGGAACGGTTTTGTTTGATATTAAAGACATTGTAAACGAAAATATTAAAGATTTTGACGTTCTGCTTATCCGTTCTACAACAAAGGTCGATAAAAAACTGCTTGAAAACACAAAAATTAAATTTGTAGGAAGCGCTGTCGCGGGAATTGATCATGTCGATATTGATTATTTGCAAAAAAAGCGAATAGGATTTTCTTCGGCATCGGGCTGCAATGCAAGAAGCGTGGCGGAATACGTTCTTACGGTGATTTATGTGTTTTGTATGCAAAAAAATATATCTCCGAAAAATTTTGTCGTAGGAATTATCGGGGTTGGGCATATAGGCGGACAGGTTTCAGAAATTCTTAAAAAACTCGGAATTAAAACCATTCTAAACGACCCAATCCTTGAAAAACAGAGTGTGAGCAATAAATTTTCATCGATTGAATATCTTGCGAAAAACAGCGATATTATTACCGTCCATACTCCGCTGACAAAATCGGGCGAGTACAAAACCGAAAATTTGCTTGATGAAAATTTTTTCACGAAAGTAAAAAAGAATATTTTCTTGATTCAGGCGAGCAGGGGAGCGGTTTGCAACGAAAACGCACTTATGAAATCAATGAGTAAAATCCAAAAACCGGTAATTGACGTATGGGCGGACGAACCGGACGTAAACGTTGATTTGGCAAGAAATTGTCTGTTTGCTACTCAACACATCGCAGGACATTCGTTTGACGGGAAAATAAACGGAACAAAAATAATTTATGACGCCTGCTGTGATTTTTTTTCAA from Chitinispirillales bacterium includes the following:
- a CDS encoding 4-phosphoerythronate dehydrogenase, which produces MKIAADKNILFVRESFSTLGGTVLFDIKDIVNENIKDFDVLLIRSTTKVDKKLLENTKIKFVGSAVAGIDHVDIDYLQKKRIGFSSASGCNARSVAEYVLTVIYVFCMQKNISPKNFVVGIIGVGHIGGQVSEILKKLGIKTILNDPILEKQSVSNKFSSIEYLAKNSDIITVHTPLTKSGEYKTENLLDENFFTKVKKNIFLIQASRGAVCNENALMKSMSKIQKPVIDVWADEPDVNVDLARNCLFATQHIAGHSFDGKINGTKIIYDACCDFFSRKQKFDFEKEVFSKIPNQSIEYAGSVGNVLLKCCPIDADSLDFEKLLALKNADERKIIFKELRENYRKRLEFSHYTVSGVPLNESESLRNLGFYIK